One Molothrus aeneus isolate 106 chromosome 6, BPBGC_Maene_1.0, whole genome shotgun sequence genomic window carries:
- the CD151 gene encoding CD151 antigen isoform X1 — MREYTEKKETCGTICLKYLLFIFNFFFWLAGGAVMAVGAWTLAEKSDYISLLSSSTYSATAYILVVAGVVVMVTGILGCCATFKERRNLLRVYFILLLCIFLLEIIAGILAYIYYQQFFPVSPQLSLELKQNLKNTMTEKYRREGEESVTSAVDKLQQEFKCCGSNNYTDWADSLWIKSPEASGRKVPDSCCKTITDLCGRRDHPSNIYKESGCITKLENFIQEHLKIIGAVGISIACVQIFGMIFTCCLYKSLKSEPY; from the exons ATGCGTGAGTatacagaaaagaaggaaacatgTGGGACCATCTGCCTGAAGTATCTTCTCTTCATCTTCAACTTCTTTTTCTGG ctGGCTGGCGGGGCTGTGATGGCAGTGGGCGCCTGGACCCTGGCTGAGAAGAGTGACTACATCagcctgctctcctccagcacATACTCTGCAACTGCTTATATCCTGGTGGTGGCTGGGGTGGTGGTCATGGTCACTGGCATCCTTGGGTGCTGTGCCACCTTCAAAGAGCGGCGCAATTTGCTACGAGTG TACTTCATATTGTTGCTATGCATCTTTCTCCTGGAGATCATTGCAGGAATCCTGGCCTATATCTACTACCAGCAG TTCTTCCCCGTGAGCCCACAG ctgagcctggagctgaAACAAAATCTGAAGAACACCATGACAGAGAAGTACcggagggagggagaagagagTGTTACCAGTGCAGTGGACAAACTGCAGCAGGAG ttcAAGTGCTGTGGGAGCAACAACTACACGGACTGGGCAGACAGCCTGTGGATCAAATCTCCAGAGGCCAGTGGGAGGAAGGTCCCAGACAGCTGCTGTAAGACCATCACTGACCTGTGTGGCAGAAGAGACCATCCTTCCAACATCTACAAGGAG AGTGGTTGCATTACCAAGCTGGAAAACTTCATTCAAGAGCATCTGAAAATTATCGGGGCAGTGGGCATCAGCATTGCTTGTGTGCAG ATCTTTGGGATGATTTTCACCTGCTGCTTGTACAAGAGTTTAAAGTCAGAACCATATTAA
- the CD151 gene encoding CD151 antigen isoform X2 produces MREYTEKKETCGTICLKYLLFIFNFFFWLAGGAVMAVGAWTLAEKSDYISLLSSSTYSATAYILVVAGVVVMVTGILGCCATFKERRNLLRVYFILLLCIFLLEIIAGILAYIYYQQLSLELKQNLKNTMTEKYRREGEESVTSAVDKLQQEFKCCGSNNYTDWADSLWIKSPEASGRKVPDSCCKTITDLCGRRDHPSNIYKESGCITKLENFIQEHLKIIGAVGISIACVQIFGMIFTCCLYKSLKSEPY; encoded by the exons ATGCGTGAGTatacagaaaagaaggaaacatgTGGGACCATCTGCCTGAAGTATCTTCTCTTCATCTTCAACTTCTTTTTCTGG ctGGCTGGCGGGGCTGTGATGGCAGTGGGCGCCTGGACCCTGGCTGAGAAGAGTGACTACATCagcctgctctcctccagcacATACTCTGCAACTGCTTATATCCTGGTGGTGGCTGGGGTGGTGGTCATGGTCACTGGCATCCTTGGGTGCTGTGCCACCTTCAAAGAGCGGCGCAATTTGCTACGAGTG TACTTCATATTGTTGCTATGCATCTTTCTCCTGGAGATCATTGCAGGAATCCTGGCCTATATCTACTACCAGCAG ctgagcctggagctgaAACAAAATCTGAAGAACACCATGACAGAGAAGTACcggagggagggagaagagagTGTTACCAGTGCAGTGGACAAACTGCAGCAGGAG ttcAAGTGCTGTGGGAGCAACAACTACACGGACTGGGCAGACAGCCTGTGGATCAAATCTCCAGAGGCCAGTGGGAGGAAGGTCCCAGACAGCTGCTGTAAGACCATCACTGACCTGTGTGGCAGAAGAGACCATCCTTCCAACATCTACAAGGAG AGTGGTTGCATTACCAAGCTGGAAAACTTCATTCAAGAGCATCTGAAAATTATCGGGGCAGTGGGCATCAGCATTGCTTGTGTGCAG ATCTTTGGGATGATTTTCACCTGCTGCTTGTACAAGAGTTTAAAGTCAGAACCATATTAA